A single window of Flavobacterium sp. 140616W15 DNA harbors:
- a CDS encoding YggS family pyridoxal phosphate-dependent enzyme, producing MSIASNLTTIKASLPEHVTLVAVSKTKPVTDLMEAYEAGQRIFGENKIQEMTDKWEEMPKDIQWHMIGHVQTNKVKFMAPFVSLIHGVDSLKLLQEINKQALKNNRVIDCLLQIHIAEEETKFGLDEKELASLLASADFDNLKNIQILGLMGMATFTENQNQIKKEFTHLKSIFDSLQATETVNCKLNTVSMGMSGDYQLAIECGSTMVRIGSSIFGGR from the coding sequence ATGTCAATAGCATCAAATTTAACTACCATAAAAGCTTCCCTACCAGAACATGTAACATTAGTTGCGGTTTCTAAAACCAAACCCGTTACTGATTTAATGGAAGCCTATGAAGCTGGTCAGCGTATTTTTGGAGAAAACAAAATCCAGGAAATGACAGACAAATGGGAAGAAATGCCAAAAGACATTCAATGGCACATGATTGGTCACGTACAAACAAATAAAGTAAAATTTATGGCACCGTTTGTAAGTTTGATTCATGGAGTCGATAGTTTAAAACTACTACAGGAAATCAATAAACAAGCATTAAAAAACAACCGTGTTATTGATTGTCTGCTTCAAATACATATTGCCGAAGAAGAAACAAAATTTGGTCTTGACGAAAAAGAACTTGCATCACTCCTAGCCTCTGCTGATTTTGATAATTTAAAAAACATTCAAATTTTGGGTTTAATGGGAATGGCAACTTTTACCGAGAATCAAAACCAAATAAAGAAAGAATTCACCCATTTAAAATCAATCTTCGACTCTTTGCAAGCTACAGAAACTGTAAACTGTAAATTAAATACTGTTTCTATGGGAATGTCAGGAGACTACCAACTTGCAATAGAATGTGGCAGTACCATGGTTCGCATTGGAAGTAGTATATTTGGAGGAAGATAA
- a CDS encoding acyl-[acyl-carrier-protein] thioesterase, with the protein MPISPNFTSVLSKDWEINFTQCTPSGYLKYTDMCNLLQLTAAAHSEVGGISFTDMQEFDQAWVLSRMRVEITALPKWQDVVTVKTWINSLENSRSVRALEMYLNGEKIIGSETFWAVFNTKARRPEGLALPYEHFELFPDKRATTDGFSKISINPDKESVFEKTVYLSDLDIVNHVNNVKYLEWCLDHVDSNKILNQEIDSFEMNFMKELSLNDNVVIHESETDANSTFSITKEDKTCFALQLNWNK; encoded by the coding sequence ATGCCCATATCACCAAATTTCACTTCTGTTTTAAGCAAAGACTGGGAGATCAATTTTACACAATGCACGCCAAGTGGCTATTTAAAATATACCGATATGTGTAATCTTTTGCAACTCACTGCAGCTGCCCATTCAGAAGTTGGAGGAATTAGCTTTACAGATATGCAGGAATTTGATCAAGCTTGGGTTTTAAGCCGAATGCGTGTAGAAATTACAGCTTTACCTAAGTGGCAAGATGTAGTAACTGTAAAAACATGGATTAACAGTTTAGAAAATTCTCGCTCAGTTCGTGCATTAGAAATGTATTTAAATGGTGAAAAAATAATTGGAAGTGAAACATTCTGGGCTGTTTTTAACACTAAAGCGCGACGTCCTGAAGGCTTGGCTTTACCATATGAACATTTCGAATTATTTCCAGATAAAAGGGCAACTACTGATGGTTTCTCTAAAATAAGTATCAATCCTGATAAAGAATCTGTTTTTGAAAAAACTGTTTATTTATCTGATTTAGACATTGTGAACCATGTAAATAATGTAAAATATCTTGAATGGTGCTTAGACCACGTAGACTCAAACAAAATATTGAATCAAGAAATAGATAGTTTCGAAATGAATTTCATGAAAGAACTATCCTTGAATGACAATGTTGTAATTCATGAAAGCGAAACTGATGCTAATAGCACTTTTAGCATTACTAAAGAAGATAAAACATGTTTTGCATTACAGCTTAATTGGAATAAATAG
- a CDS encoding 3-hydroxyacyl-CoA dehydrogenase family protein: MKTIAVIGAGTMGNGIAHTFAQSGFVVKLIDVSEKSLDKGMATIAANLDRMLAKGSITAEEKAKTITNIITYTDIKDGVVGVDLVVEAATENIDLKLNIFKQLNEACSHNTILATNTSSISITQIGAVVAHPERVIGMHFMNPVPIMKLVEIIRGYNTSDEVTKIIMDLSVKLGKTPVEVNDYPGFVANRILMPMLNEAIETLYNKVAGVYEIDTVMKLGMGHPMGPLQLADFIGLDVCLAILNVMYDGFKNPKYAPCPLLVNMVRAGKLGVKSGEGFYDYSESKKAEKISKQFIIS, translated from the coding sequence ATGAAAACAATAGCTGTAATCGGTGCTGGAACAATGGGTAACGGAATTGCTCATACATTTGCTCAAAGTGGTTTTGTAGTAAAACTAATTGATGTTTCTGAAAAATCTTTAGATAAAGGAATGGCAACCATTGCCGCTAACTTAGACAGAATGCTTGCAAAAGGAAGTATTACTGCAGAAGAAAAAGCCAAAACAATAACAAATATTATTACCTATACCGATATTAAAGATGGCGTTGTAGGTGTAGATTTAGTTGTAGAAGCCGCTACCGAGAACATTGATTTAAAGTTGAATATTTTCAAACAATTAAACGAAGCTTGTTCCCATAACACAATTCTAGCAACAAATACTTCTTCTATCTCTATAACACAAATCGGAGCTGTTGTAGCACATCCTGAACGTGTTATTGGGATGCACTTTATGAATCCAGTGCCAATCATGAAATTAGTAGAAATTATTCGCGGATACAACACCAGCGATGAAGTTACTAAAATCATCATGGACTTATCCGTAAAATTGGGTAAAACCCCTGTTGAAGTAAACGATTATCCAGGTTTTGTAGCAAACAGAATTTTAATGCCTATGCTAAATGAAGCTATCGAAACATTATACAACAAAGTAGCTGGTGTTTACGAAATAGATACGGTAATGAAACTAGGAATGGGACACCCAATGGGACCATTACAACTAGCAGATTTTATTGGACTTGATGTATGTTTAGCTATTTTAAATGTAATGTACGACGGTTTTAAAAATCCAAAATATGCACCATGTCCACTATTAGTAAATATGGTACGTGCTGGAAAATTAGGAGTGAAATCTGGCGAAGGATTCTATGATTATAGTGAAAGTAAAAAAGCGGAGAAAATCTCAAAGCAATTTATCATTTCATAA
- a CDS encoding exonuclease domain-containing protein, with the protein MYAILDIETTGGQFNEEGITEIAIYRFDGHEVVDQFISLVNPEIPIQPFVVKLTGINNAMLRSAPKFFEVAKRIIEITSDCVIVAHNASFDYRILRTEFRRLGYDFEAKTLCTVELAKKLIPEQPSYSLGKLVRALGIPMADRHRANGDAMATVKLFKMLLEKDTEKTIIKDFIKLEIEKGIAPKLLDIIAQAPTKTGVYYIHNQNGTIIYIGKSRNIKKRINQHFTGTNIKSKKIQAEVFTVTYDETGSELIALLKESDEIKINKPKYNRSKKKTAFPLSIYIEKDKNGYLNLKLQKTDGRKKEITSYGSLQEGKNALFFFTDKYKLCQKLTGLYATKKECFQYKIKECDGACIGEISPEEYNTRVQNFITDYSFENKNMILIDRGRTINERSAILIEDGVYKGYAFYDLNYQITNIEILKNILIPMQNNRDAKSIIQNYMRKNKSLKVIHF; encoded by the coding sequence TTGTATGCAATACTAGACATAGAAACAACTGGAGGACAGTTTAATGAAGAAGGAATTACCGAAATTGCTATCTATAGATTTGATGGCCATGAAGTAGTTGATCAATTTATTAGTTTGGTTAATCCTGAAATTCCAATTCAGCCGTTTGTTGTAAAACTTACTGGTATCAACAATGCTATGTTACGTTCAGCACCAAAATTTTTTGAAGTTGCCAAACGAATTATTGAAATCACCTCTGATTGTGTTATTGTAGCACACAATGCCTCTTTTGATTATAGAATCTTACGCACCGAATTTAGACGTTTAGGCTACGATTTTGAAGCTAAAACCCTTTGTACAGTCGAACTTGCCAAAAAATTAATTCCAGAACAACCTTCTTATAGCTTAGGCAAACTAGTTCGAGCACTTGGAATCCCAATGGCCGACAGACATCGTGCCAATGGTGACGCAATGGCAACTGTTAAGTTGTTTAAAATGCTTTTAGAAAAAGATACAGAAAAAACAATCATAAAGGATTTTATAAAACTTGAAATCGAAAAAGGTATTGCTCCAAAATTACTGGACATAATAGCGCAAGCACCAACAAAAACAGGTGTATATTACATACATAACCAAAATGGAACCATTATTTATATTGGTAAAAGTCGAAATATAAAAAAACGTATTAATCAGCATTTTACAGGAACTAATATCAAAAGCAAGAAAATTCAAGCTGAGGTATTCACGGTTACTTATGATGAAACAGGAAGTGAACTGATTGCACTTTTAAAAGAAAGTGATGAAATAAAAATCAACAAACCAAAATACAATCGCTCTAAGAAAAAAACAGCATTCCCACTATCTATATATATTGAAAAAGACAAAAATGGGTATCTAAACTTAAAACTTCAGAAAACTGACGGAAGAAAAAAAGAAATTACATCTTACGGAAGCCTACAAGAAGGAAAAAATGCTTTGTTTTTTTTTACTGATAAATACAAACTATGTCAAAAGCTTACTGGTTTATATGCTACTAAAAAAGAATGCTTTCAATATAAAATAAAGGAATGTGATGGAGCTTGTATCGGAGAAATTTCTCCTGAGGAGTATAACACAAGAGTTCAAAACTTTATTACAGATTACAGCTTCGAAAATAAAAATATGATTTTAATAGACCGTGGACGAACGATAAACGAACGTAGCGCCATATTGATAGAAGATGGTGTTTACAAAGGCTATGCATTTTACGATTTAAACTACCAGATTACCAACATCGAAATTCTCAAAAACATACTTATACCAATGCAAAACAATCGTGATGCTAAAAGTATAATTCAAAATTATATGAGAAAAAACAAATCATTGAAAGTAATTCATTTTTAA
- a CDS encoding ion transporter — protein MKRIKSKYELFRQKTQIILYGTNTFLGRMFDLVLLGLILLSVLLVMLDTVEGINHKYHTQLLICEWVITSFFTIEFILRIISIQKPVRYIFSFYGIIDLMAILPMYLSIFFPATNVLTIVRVLRFFRLFKILHIPQISQQSIQLREAMEASKEKILVFIYFVIISAVIIGSLMYVVEGKESGFTSIPVGIYWAIVTLTTVGYGDISPASPLGQFLASLVMIMGYGIIAVPTGIVTAEFAKSSLKSNAVSSKKTCTNCNSQVHFDNAKYCYECGKTLADK, from the coding sequence ATGAAAAGAATTAAATCAAAATACGAGCTTTTCAGACAAAAAACCCAAATCATCCTATATGGTACAAATACCTTTTTAGGACGTATGTTCGATTTGGTACTTTTGGGACTTATTTTATTGAGCGTACTTTTAGTAATGCTAGATACAGTAGAAGGTATCAATCATAAATACCACACACAGCTACTTATTTGCGAATGGGTAATAACATCATTTTTTACCATCGAATTTATCTTACGTATCATTTCGATACAGAAACCTGTAAGATATATATTTAGTTTTTACGGAATCATTGATTTAATGGCAATACTACCTATGTATTTGTCAATATTTTTCCCAGCCACAAATGTTTTAACCATTGTAAGAGTCTTACGTTTCTTCCGATTGTTCAAGATTTTGCATATTCCACAAATATCACAACAATCGATACAACTTCGTGAAGCAATGGAAGCTAGCAAAGAGAAAATCCTAGTTTTTATTTACTTTGTTATTATTAGTGCTGTAATTATTGGCTCATTAATGTATGTCGTCGAGGGTAAAGAAAGTGGTTTTACAAGTATCCCTGTTGGTATCTATTGGGCTATTGTAACCCTAACTACCGTAGGTTACGGCGATATTTCACCAGCATCACCATTAGGACAATTTTTAGCTTCATTGGTAATGATAATGGGATATGGAATCATTGCTGTCCCTACCGGAATTGTAACAGCCGAGTTTGCAAAAAGTAGCCTTAAAAGTAATGCTGTTAGTAGCAAAAAAACATGCACAAATTGCAACTCACAAGTTCATTTTGACAATGCAAAATACTGCTACGAATGTGGCAAAACATTAGCAGATAAATAA
- the miaA gene encoding tRNA (adenosine(37)-N6)-dimethylallyltransferase MiaA yields MKYLITIVGPTAIGKTALSITLAQHFKCEIISCDSRQFFKEMTIGTAVPNPNELQAAKHHFIQNISIFDNYTVGDYEKEALNKLEELFKHNDYAILIGGSGLYVDAVLKGFDEFPEIDTTIREKIAQEYEQKGITYLQEQLKKLDSSYYNKLTIENPQTLQNPQRMMRFVEVCLGTEKPYSSFLNQKKNNRNFTPILIGLETDRAVIYDRINQRVDIMLNNGLLEEAQRLHPNKALNALQTVGYRELFSYFDGEFTLPFAIEEIKKNTRRFSKRQLTWFKRNENTKWFDYLTPKSEIINFIDKNIK; encoded by the coding sequence ATGAAATACTTAATCACAATAGTAGGACCAACAGCAATAGGCAAAACTGCCTTGAGTATCACATTGGCACAACATTTCAAGTGCGAAATAATCTCTTGCGATAGCCGTCAGTTTTTTAAAGAAATGACAATTGGTACAGCTGTACCTAATCCTAACGAATTACAAGCTGCTAAACACCATTTTATACAGAACATCTCTATTTTTGATAATTATACTGTAGGTGATTACGAAAAAGAAGCACTAAACAAGTTAGAAGAATTGTTTAAACATAATGATTATGCAATTCTCATAGGGGGTTCGGGTTTATATGTTGATGCAGTTTTAAAAGGATTCGATGAGTTTCCCGAAATAGATACTACAATACGAGAAAAAATAGCACAGGAATACGAACAAAAAGGAATTACGTATTTACAGGAGCAATTAAAAAAATTAGACAGTAGTTACTACAATAAACTTACTATCGAAAACCCGCAGACATTACAAAATCCACAACGAATGATGCGCTTTGTAGAAGTTTGTTTAGGCACCGAAAAGCCATATTCTTCATTTCTAAACCAAAAAAAGAATAATCGAAACTTCACCCCTATCCTTATAGGCTTAGAAACAGACAGAGCCGTAATTTACGATAGAATAAACCAACGTGTTGATATAATGCTAAACAACGGTTTACTTGAAGAAGCACAGCGTCTTCATCCTAATAAAGCGTTAAATGCCTTGCAAACGGTCGGATATCGAGAATTATTTAGTTATTTTGATGGCGAATTCACCTTGCCATTTGCAATCGAAGAAATCAAGAAAAACACACGCCGTTTTTCAAAACGTCAACTAACTTGGTTTAAGCGAAACGAAAATACAAAATGGTTTGATTATCTAACACCAAAAAGTGAGATAATAAACTTTATCGATAAAAATATAAAATAA
- a CDS encoding response regulator transcription factor: MENINKRILLVEDDLNFGAVLKDYLMLNDFEVTLAKNGMEGFEKFKKDVYDLCILDVMMPYKDGYTLAKEIREKNSEVPIIFLTAKSMKEDVLKGYKAGADDYLNKPFDSEVLLMKIKAIIQRKSSDTKAEQVQFEFNIGKFHLNSKLRFLTFENEEPIKLSPKENELLKMLILHENDLMPRELALTKIWRDDNYFTSRSMDVYIAKLRKYLKPDENVEILNIHGEGFRLVVKNKENA, translated from the coding sequence ATGGAAAATATCAATAAAAGAATTCTTTTAGTAGAAGATGACCTTAATTTTGGTGCAGTTCTTAAAGACTATTTAATGTTAAATGACTTTGAAGTTACATTAGCAAAAAATGGTATGGAAGGCTTCGAGAAATTCAAGAAAGACGTATACGATTTGTGTATTCTTGATGTCATGATGCCATATAAGGACGGATATACATTAGCAAAAGAAATCAGAGAGAAAAATAGCGAAGTGCCTATTATCTTTTTAACTGCAAAATCAATGAAAGAGGATGTGTTAAAAGGGTATAAAGCAGGTGCAGATGATTATTTAAACAAGCCGTTTGATTCAGAAGTATTGCTTATGAAAATTAAGGCAATTATTCAAAGAAAATCTTCTGATACAAAAGCAGAGCAAGTTCAATTTGAGTTTAACATTGGTAAATTTCATTTAAATTCAAAACTTAGATTTTTAACTTTTGAAAATGAAGAGCCAATAAAGTTATCTCCAAAAGAAAACGAATTATTGAAAATGTTAATCCTTCACGAAAATGACTTAATGCCAAGAGAATTGGCTTTAACAAAAATCTGGAGAGATGATAATTACTTTACTTCAAGAAGTATGGACGTATATATCGCCAAACTTAGAAAGTATCTTAAACCAGACGAAAATGTTGAAATTCTTAACATACACGGTGAAGGTTTTAGACTAGTTGTTAAAAATAAAGAAAATGCATAA